The following proteins come from a genomic window of Gimesia sp.:
- a CDS encoding DUF1559 domain-containing protein, giving the protein MKKMLLNKKRGFTLIELLVVIAIIAILIALLLPAVQQAREAARRSTCKNNLKQIGLALHNYHDNFKMFPPGAIRDTYSGLNSWQTSQITWIGRILPFLDQAPLYNQINFERAPGNGGTNAPLRRTKLPAVRCPSDSSRQPNSGYAPTNYLACRGTEGGAGNDRFDSMFSLNSRMRIRDVDDGTSNTMMVSETFANAPFCSDQPSNSTVNGWRVGTCPASCQSGSEYTGGNQQGYSWFYGTHYESHYYGTVYNPNNKNMPDCGGGSSTTAALLAARSKHTGGVHVLLADGAVRFASDNIDNQTWRFLGHPQDSNVLGEW; this is encoded by the coding sequence ATGAAAAAAATGTTGCTCAACAAGAAACGAGGTTTCACCCTCATCGAACTGCTGGTCGTGATCGCCATTATCGCGATCCTGATTGCTCTACTGTTACCAGCAGTCCAACAGGCACGCGAAGCCGCCCGTCGTTCCACGTGCAAAAACAATCTGAAACAGATTGGTCTGGCACTGCACAATTATCACGACAACTTCAAGATGTTTCCTCCAGGTGCGATCCGTGATACTTACAGTGGTCTCAACTCCTGGCAAACCAGCCAGATCACCTGGATCGGTCGCATTCTTCCCTTCCTGGATCAGGCCCCGCTCTACAACCAGATCAACTTTGAGCGAGCACCAGGAAATGGCGGAACCAATGCCCCTCTCCGCAGAACGAAGCTACCAGCAGTTCGTTGCCCCAGTGATTCATCGCGTCAGCCTAACAGCGGATATGCGCCAACCAACTATCTGGCCTGCCGTGGTACGGAGGGCGGTGCAGGAAACGATCGTTTCGACTCCATGTTCAGCTTAAACAGCCGCATGAGAATTCGCGACGTCGACGATGGGACTTCGAATACGATGATGGTCTCGGAAACCTTTGCGAATGCACCGTTTTGTAGCGATCAACCTTCCAATTCGACGGTCAATGGCTGGCGCGTGGGAACCTGTCCTGCCAGTTGCCAGTCTGGGTCGGAGTACACAGGTGGAAATCAGCAGGGATACTCCTGGTTCTACGGTACTCATTACGAGTCCCATTACTACGGGACTGTCTACAACCCCAATAACAAGAACATGCCTGACTGCGGTGGTGGCTCCAGCACAACCGCAGCTCTGCTGGCCGCACGAAGTAAGCACACAGGTGGTGTGCATGTTCTGCTTGCTGATGGGGCAGTCAGATTTGCCTCAGACAACATCGACAACCAGACGTGGAGATTCCTGGGACACCCCCAAGACAGCAACGTGCTCGGCGAATGGTAG
- the deoC gene encoding deoxyribose-phosphate aldolase produces MDEQYQKIAKMIDHSLLSPILTIPELEAGCQLALAYDVASVCIMPCYLKRCAEILEHSTVEPSTTVGFPHGGHTMLVKLREAEQALEDGCTELDVVVNLSRVLSEDWKYVETEIGLLTRTAHQAGQKIKVIFENCYLADKHKIELCRICSAVNVDWVKTSTGYGTGGATIEDLKLMREHTLPQVQVKAAGGIRTLDKLLEVRDLGVSRVGASATRDILNTCRERLKLPAITF; encoded by the coding sequence ATGGACGAACAGTACCAGAAGATTGCCAAAATGATCGACCACTCACTGTTGAGTCCGATTCTAACCATCCCCGAACTGGAAGCGGGGTGTCAGTTGGCGCTGGCATATGACGTAGCCAGCGTGTGTATCATGCCCTGTTATCTGAAACGCTGCGCTGAAATTCTGGAGCATTCTACTGTAGAACCAAGTACGACGGTAGGATTTCCACATGGAGGTCATACGATGCTGGTTAAACTGCGTGAAGCAGAACAGGCTTTGGAAGATGGATGTACTGAGCTGGACGTGGTTGTGAATCTGTCACGTGTCCTCAGTGAAGACTGGAAGTACGTGGAGACAGAGATTGGTCTCTTGACGCGCACTGCGCATCAGGCAGGGCAGAAAATCAAAGTGATCTTTGAAAACTGTTACCTCGCAGATAAGCACAAAATCGAACTGTGTCGCATCTGCAGTGCTGTCAATGTGGACTGGGTTAAGACTTCAACCGGATATGGTACCGGCGGCGCGACGATAGAAGATTTAAAACTGATGCGGGAGCACACGCTCCCCCAGGTTCAGGTGAAAGCGGCCGGAGGAATCCGCACACTGGATAAGCTGTTGGAAGTCCGTGATCTGGGAGTCAGTCGCGTGGGAGCCAGTGCCACCCGCGACATACTGAATACCTGCCGCGAGCGGTTGAAACTCCCTGCGATCACGTTTTGA
- a CDS encoding sugar phosphate isomerase/epimerase family protein yields the protein MQLGFVTAILPDYDLKQVFQAASEIGYDCVEVMCWPEGKDARRYAGITHISAEEFTESDVTTVSQLADEYGISISALGYYPNPLTPDLEEAGKYTEHIQKVISASRMLGINRMNTFIGRDWTKSVDDNWPRFLETWPDIIQFAEQQQVRVGIENCPMSFTKDEWPGGKNLACTPAIWKRMYADVPSEYFGLNYDPSHLVWMHMDYLAPIRDFADRIFHVHAKDVRVDQHRLDQVGILAHPLEYHTPKLPGLGQVEWGSFFSQLNEIGYQGPVCVEVEDRAYEDSTESCLAALRQCHTYLRNFIPVGR from the coding sequence ATGCAACTGGGGTTTGTGACTGCGATATTACCCGATTACGATTTGAAGCAGGTCTTTCAGGCCGCGTCTGAAATTGGCTACGACTGTGTGGAAGTCATGTGCTGGCCAGAAGGGAAAGACGCACGGCGGTATGCCGGCATCACGCATATCTCTGCCGAAGAGTTTACCGAATCAGATGTGACTACTGTCAGTCAACTCGCAGATGAATATGGTATCTCCATCAGTGCATTAGGTTACTATCCCAATCCTCTCACACCAGATCTGGAAGAGGCCGGTAAATATACAGAGCACATTCAGAAAGTGATCTCCGCTTCCCGCATGCTGGGAATCAACCGCATGAATACGTTCATCGGACGGGACTGGACAAAGTCGGTTGACGATAACTGGCCGCGCTTTCTGGAAACCTGGCCCGACATCATACAATTTGCCGAACAGCAGCAGGTGCGGGTGGGGATCGAAAACTGTCCGATGTCGTTTACTAAAGACGAATGGCCCGGCGGTAAAAATCTGGCCTGCACGCCGGCGATCTGGAAGCGGATGTATGCAGATGTTCCCAGCGAATACTTCGGATTAAATTACGATCCCTCACATCTGGTCTGGATGCACATGGATTATCTCGCACCCATTCGCGATTTCGCCGATCGTATCTTTCATGTGCATGCCAAAGATGTACGCGTGGATCAGCACCGCCTGGATCAGGTCGGTATTCTGGCACATCCCCTGGAATATCATACTCCCAAGCTGCCAGGGCTGGGGCAGGTTGAGTGGGGCAGCTTCTTTTCCCAGCTGAACGAGATTGGTTACCAGGGGCCCGTGTGTGTGGAAGTTGAAGATCGAGCCTACGAGGACTCTACCGAGTCCTGCCTGGCTGCTTTGCGTCAGTGCCATACCTATTTGCGAAACTTCATTCCCGTTGGAAGGTGA
- a CDS encoding type II secretion system F family protein yields MDYVQLLPWAIFGMVIVGVIAVVNKLSSDKSRANERLDELRNPHLRNGGEEGASASSLLEKAAPTLSKALTPKSELEENQLKVRLANAGYNSENAPSIFLSLKVALGLFGVLIGSGYGFYNFGLTQNGLTSLVIAGGIGFYLPEIVLRFMCKARIERIFLSLPDALDLLVVCVEAGLGLDAAMRRVSEELEETAPDVCNEFALCNLQLQMGRPRREVLHDLGIRSGVDDMRALSAILIQADKFGSSIAQALRVQSDSMRVKRSQLAEEQAAMTAVKMIFPLVLFIFPGIFVVLVGPAAIMMINGLLSS; encoded by the coding sequence ATGGATTATGTTCAATTGCTACCATGGGCGATCTTCGGGATGGTGATCGTGGGCGTGATCGCCGTAGTCAATAAGCTGAGTTCCGATAAATCGCGGGCTAATGAACGACTGGATGAATTACGCAACCCTCATCTGCGCAATGGCGGAGAAGAGGGTGCCTCGGCCAGCTCGCTGTTGGAGAAAGCAGCGCCGACGCTGTCGAAAGCACTGACTCCCAAGTCTGAGCTGGAAGAGAATCAGCTGAAGGTGCGGCTGGCGAACGCCGGGTATAACTCCGAGAACGCGCCGTCCATCTTTCTCTCGCTCAAAGTAGCCCTTGGATTATTCGGGGTACTGATTGGATCCGGCTACGGTTTTTATAATTTCGGTCTGACTCAGAACGGCTTGACTTCGCTGGTGATTGCCGGAGGGATTGGATTCTATCTCCCTGAAATCGTATTGCGTTTCATGTGTAAGGCGCGAATCGAACGCATCTTTCTCTCTCTGCCTGATGCGCTGGACCTGCTCGTTGTCTGCGTAGAAGCGGGCCTTGGTCTGGACGCTGCGATGCGGCGCGTCTCCGAAGAACTTGAGGAAACAGCGCCTGATGTCTGTAACGAGTTTGCTTTATGCAACTTACAGTTACAGATGGGGCGTCCCCGGCGTGAAGTGTTACACGACCTGGGAATACGTAGTGGCGTCGATGATATGCGGGCACTTTCGGCAATTCTGATTCAGGCGGACAAGTTTGGTTCTTCAATCGCCCAGGCGTTACGCGTCCAGTCCGACAGTATGCGTGTCAAACGCAGCCAGCTGGCGGAAGAGCAGGCTGCGATGACGGCGGTGAAAATGATCTTCCCGCTGGTGCTGTTCATCTTCCCCGGGATTTTCGTGGTACTGGTCGGACCGGCGGCTATCATGATGATCAACGGGCTACTATCGAGCTGA
- a CDS encoding type II secretion system F family protein encodes MDQTLIISIAAFLGMVAFVGAIMFVFKDFSSSKAEDRLAVITGKKKHTEETASLLKDEMVKGGITSLSDRISEWFEKFGNLKLLIEQAEAPFKADTFLLMTAVAASLGFAAAWFTNAPVPLCPVAAMGAGAMPFMWLLFRRNRRFKKFAQQLPDALELVGRALRSGHSLASGLSVVVQEMPSPIATEFAMAYEEQNLGVPIDVALKSMLKRMPNLDLKFFVTAVVIQRQAGGDLAEILDKIGHIIRQRFKIMGQVQALTGEGRISGVVLMALPIALFFAVYYLNPDYVMLLFTDELGRKMIAGGIVLQVLGAVWIKKIINIKI; translated from the coding sequence ATGGATCAGACACTCATCATCTCTATTGCTGCTTTTCTGGGAATGGTGGCGTTTGTCGGGGCGATCATGTTCGTCTTCAAGGATTTTTCGTCCAGTAAGGCGGAAGATCGACTGGCCGTAATCACCGGAAAGAAAAAACATACCGAAGAAACTGCTTCCTTACTCAAGGATGAAATGGTCAAAGGCGGGATAACCAGCCTTTCGGACCGTATCTCGGAATGGTTCGAAAAGTTTGGAAATCTCAAGCTGCTTATCGAACAGGCGGAAGCCCCGTTCAAGGCAGATACATTTCTGCTGATGACCGCGGTGGCTGCCTCGCTGGGTTTTGCAGCCGCCTGGTTCACGAACGCGCCGGTCCCGCTCTGCCCGGTTGCGGCGATGGGAGCAGGAGCCATGCCTTTCATGTGGCTGCTGTTTCGTAGGAATCGACGATTCAAGAAATTTGCTCAACAGCTGCCTGATGCATTGGAACTGGTGGGACGTGCCTTACGTTCCGGTCACAGTCTTGCTTCAGGACTGAGTGTCGTGGTTCAGGAAATGCCATCTCCGATTGCCACTGAATTTGCGATGGCCTACGAGGAACAGAACCTTGGTGTGCCGATCGATGTTGCCCTGAAAAGCATGTTGAAACGGATGCCGAACCTGGACTTGAAGTTCTTCGTGACAGCGGTGGTCATTCAAAGACAGGCCGGGGGCGACCTGGCTGAGATCCTCGACAAAATTGGTCACATCATTCGTCAGCGTTTTAAGATCATGGGACAGGTTCAGGCATTGACCGGGGAAGGCCGTATCAGTGGTGTCGTCCTGATGGCGTTGCCGATCGCGTTGTTCTTTGCAGTCTACTATCTCAATCCGGACTATGTGATGCTGCTGTTTACCGATGAGCTCGGACGCAAAATGATTGCGGGGGGCATCGTACTGCAGGTCCTGGGAGCGGTCTGGATCAAGAAGATTATTAACATCAAGATCTGA
- a CDS encoding CpaF family protein has protein sequence MAGHGLSHADSNMAFDDLKRLIHSKLVEKLDLSRVGDLEGDSLRREIRLVIEHLCDTENPLLNRSERERLIEEILDETFGFGPLELLLKDQDIADIMINGPKHVFVEKKGRIERSNVVFRDNQHLLQILDRIVSKVGRRVDETSPLVDARLPDGSRLNAVIPPLALDGPSLTIRKFGSNPLGLEDLLRFGAFTPEIAMLLEGSIKARINTIISGGTGSGKTTLLNTLSSFIQPDHRVITIEDAAELQLQQEHVLRLETRPPNIEGRGAISATDLVKNALRMRPDRIIIGECRGGESLDMLQAMNTGHEGSLTTIHANTPRDAVSRLETMITMGGVELPLKALRQQFAAAVNLIIQVNRLQGGPRKVTHVTEVLNLEQDTVIMQDIFLFVQDGIDADGRAYGHFEATGVRPAFMDQLEAAGVRLPSNLFANRVLQ, from the coding sequence ATGGCAGGTCATGGCCTTTCCCACGCTGATTCCAATATGGCATTCGATGATCTGAAACGGTTAATCCACAGCAAGCTGGTTGAAAAACTGGACTTGTCGCGCGTGGGAGATCTCGAAGGAGACTCTCTGCGACGGGAAATCCGTCTGGTGATCGAGCATCTCTGCGACACCGAAAACCCCTTGCTCAACCGTTCCGAACGCGAACGCCTGATTGAAGAAATCCTCGATGAAACATTTGGTTTCGGTCCCCTGGAACTGCTGCTGAAGGATCAGGATATTGCCGACATCATGATCAACGGTCCCAAACATGTGTTTGTGGAAAAGAAGGGGCGGATTGAACGTTCTAACGTCGTATTCCGCGATAATCAGCACCTGTTACAGATTCTGGACCGAATCGTTTCCAAGGTCGGTCGACGCGTCGATGAAACATCGCCGCTGGTTGACGCCCGCCTGCCCGACGGTTCACGTTTAAACGCGGTCATCCCACCGCTGGCATTGGATGGACCTTCACTCACGATTCGTAAATTCGGTTCGAACCCTTTGGGATTGGAAGACCTGTTGCGCTTCGGTGCCTTCACTCCCGAAATTGCGATGCTGCTCGAAGGATCGATCAAGGCACGCATCAATACGATCATCAGTGGTGGTACCGGTTCCGGTAAAACGACCTTGTTGAATACACTCTCCAGCTTCATTCAGCCGGATCACCGTGTGATTACGATTGAAGACGCTGCGGAACTTCAGCTGCAGCAGGAACACGTGCTGCGTCTGGAAACCCGTCCGCCGAACATTGAAGGACGCGGTGCGATCTCAGCGACCGATCTCGTAAAGAACGCCCTGCGTATGCGTCCCGACCGAATCATCATCGGGGAATGTCGTGGCGGCGAATCACTGGACATGCTCCAGGCGATGAATACCGGTCACGAAGGTTCGTTGACCACGATTCACGCTAACACCCCTCGTGACGCGGTTTCCCGTCTGGAAACGATGATCACAATGGGGGGCGTGGAACTTCCACTGAAAGCACTCCGGCAACAGTTCGCTGCGGCCGTCAACCTGATTATCCAGGTGAACCGCTTGCAGGGGGGACCACGAAAAGTGACTCATGTCACCGAGGTGCTTAACCTCGAACAGGATACCGTGATCATGCAGGATATTTTCCTGTTTGTTCAGGATGGGATTGATGCGGACGGCCGCGCTTATGGCCACTTTGAAGCGACCGGTGTTCGTCCTGCATTTATGGATCAACTGGAAGCCGCTGGTGTGCGTCTGCCTTCGAATCTGTTTGCAAATCGCGTCCTGCAGTAA
- a CDS encoding GtrA family protein — MIVPTFGETDNLVSKLPRFADEIAGSGLSAELILVTVDSSRVLKQACEVLHPSLPVQLIYPEQSQSLTTAIMDGLQAASGEFLLVLADETCLTRELIQALSTPLLEQQADFVMGSPEIKSGSPLTNWLLRPLTKEKYPWADCFALSRDKLEQCAEYLTPTSPHPALELIVKGEFEEVVTLPLDDRSARKPASTVGEWFRLGAQLKTLYEFKFKNYAYFLQFAIVGSSGVIVNLLALSLLLDLMIRPLAVATAIWIAMTSNFLLNRHITFSYARHAPLLKQYLAYCGSCLTGNFFNWLTTMVLCGTFAFFVAQPLVAALIGILVGMGFNFLLCRLLVFGKQKSASTAPVNEPVENHS, encoded by the coding sequence ATGATCGTCCCCACTTTTGGTGAGACAGACAATTTGGTCAGCAAACTACCCCGATTTGCAGATGAGATAGCAGGTAGCGGACTGTCTGCCGAGCTGATACTGGTGACTGTCGATTCCTCCCGGGTGCTCAAGCAGGCATGTGAGGTTCTGCACCCGAGTCTGCCCGTCCAACTGATTTACCCCGAACAGTCTCAATCACTTACAACAGCCATTATGGACGGCCTGCAGGCGGCTTCAGGCGAATTCCTGCTGGTACTCGCTGACGAAACCTGTCTTACCCGGGAACTGATTCAGGCTCTAAGCACTCCGCTGCTGGAGCAACAGGCTGACTTCGTGATGGGTTCCCCGGAGATAAAATCCGGTTCGCCACTCACCAACTGGCTGCTTCGACCACTGACGAAGGAAAAATATCCGTGGGCGGACTGTTTTGCCCTCTCCCGGGACAAGCTTGAACAATGTGCGGAGTATCTTACCCCTACAAGTCCGCACCCTGCCCTGGAATTAATTGTCAAAGGGGAATTCGAGGAGGTCGTCACACTCCCGCTTGATGATCGCTCTGCTCGCAAACCAGCGTCTACTGTGGGCGAATGGTTTCGCCTGGGTGCCCAGCTGAAAACGCTGTACGAGTTCAAATTCAAAAACTACGCTTACTTCCTGCAGTTCGCGATTGTCGGCTCCTCCGGAGTCATCGTGAACCTGTTGGCGCTTTCGCTGCTGCTGGATCTGATGATCCGCCCCCTCGCGGTGGCGACTGCGATCTGGATTGCCATGACCAGCAATTTTCTGCTGAACCGACACATCACATTTTCGTACGCGCGTCATGCCCCGCTGCTGAAACAGTACCTGGCTTATTGTGGAAGTTGCCTGACGGGGAACTTCTTCAACTGGTTAACCACGATGGTTTTGTGTGGTACGTTTGCTTTCTTCGTTGCTCAACCACTGGTGGCAGCTCTGATCGGGATCCTGGTCGGCATGGGCTTTAATTTTCTGCTCTGCCGTCTACTCGTATTCGGAAAACAGAAATCCGCAAGCACGGCTCCCGTCAACGAGCCTGTTGAGAACCACTCTTAA
- a CDS encoding DUF3467 domain-containing protein, translating into MSDESTPAGNNDESSGEFNPERHTQEIRHSQVSARVPEGVSRGVFSTGAVVLQGGHEFILDFLLRISTPQQVVARVVLPIGVVPQMIRALRDNLTNYENRFGFPTMPAPLPPQVTSSSDAINVGAGLESPEPEAPTPSVSDVPSGTSAGGSGAVGETVTPDANPPQAAPQPHVADKATEAAQKPPSAEELYDELKLPDEMLSGVYANAVRIGHSATEFSFDFITTFFPRSCVSARVHLAAPNIPRLLDSLTHSFEQFQRKMAQQQKRQPPAPGDQPGEL; encoded by the coding sequence ATGAGTGATGAATCAACACCAGCAGGGAACAACGATGAATCTTCTGGAGAGTTCAATCCGGAGCGTCATACTCAGGAAATCCGTCATTCCCAGGTGAGTGCCAGGGTGCCGGAAGGGGTTTCCCGAGGCGTCTTCAGTACGGGGGCTGTCGTTCTTCAGGGGGGGCACGAATTTATTCTGGACTTCCTGTTGCGCATCTCAACTCCCCAACAGGTTGTCGCCCGCGTCGTGCTGCCGATTGGAGTCGTACCGCAGATGATCCGGGCCCTGCGCGACAATCTCACCAACTACGAGAACCGGTTTGGATTCCCCACGATGCCGGCACCATTGCCGCCGCAGGTTACCAGTTCATCGGATGCCATCAACGTGGGGGCCGGTCTGGAATCTCCCGAGCCTGAGGCACCGACTCCCTCAGTTTCAGATGTTCCTTCAGGCACCTCTGCTGGTGGATCAGGTGCTGTCGGCGAGACTGTCACACCGGATGCGAATCCTCCACAGGCTGCACCGCAGCCACATGTAGCCGATAAAGCAACAGAAGCGGCACAGAAACCACCTTCCGCGGAAGAACTCTATGATGAATTGAAGCTGCCGGATGAAATGCTGAGCGGCGTCTATGCGAACGCGGTCCGGATCGGCCATTCTGCGACTGAGTTTTCATTCGATTTCATCACGACATTCTTTCCCCGCTCCTGTGTTTCCGCACGCGTACATCTGGCTGCTCCCAACATTCCCCGACTGCTCGATTCCCTGACGCATTCATTCGAACAGTTTCAACGAAAAATGGCTCAGCAGCAGAAACGGCAACCACCTGCGCCCGGGGATCAGCCCGGCGAACTTTAA
- the ispH gene encoding 4-hydroxy-3-methylbut-2-enyl diphosphate reductase: MKVILANPRGFCAGVNMAIECLEEVIRIFGSEIYVYHEIVHNKYVVNKFTSLGVTFVDAVSEVPENSILVFSAHGVSPQIRQEARDRNIRTIDATCPLVTKVHTEAIKYAQSGYNIILIGHEGHDEVIGTMGEAPESITLIETPEEVTDLSFPEDAKLAYLTQTTLSVDEAGRVIQSLKQKYPHIESPPKEDICYATTNRQQAVTELVPQADLVLVLGSQNSSNSKRLMEIGKTVGKPSYLIDGVQELNPEWLVGCESILITAGASAPEVVVDELVTHLEEKYQAEVETATIRNESVRFPLPRELRVLET; the protein is encoded by the coding sequence ATGAAAGTCATTCTGGCAAATCCCCGCGGCTTCTGTGCGGGAGTTAATATGGCGATCGAATGTCTCGAAGAAGTCATTCGTATTTTCGGTAGCGAGATCTACGTCTATCACGAAATCGTCCACAACAAATACGTTGTCAATAAGTTTACCAGTCTGGGAGTCACCTTCGTCGATGCGGTGAGTGAAGTCCCGGAGAATTCGATTCTCGTCTTCAGTGCACACGGGGTGTCTCCCCAGATTCGTCAGGAAGCCCGCGATCGGAACATTCGCACGATTGACGCGACCTGCCCACTGGTAACCAAGGTTCATACCGAAGCGATTAAATACGCTCAGTCCGGTTACAACATCATTCTTATCGGCCATGAAGGACACGATGAAGTCATCGGCACGATGGGCGAAGCGCCGGAGAGCATCACGCTGATCGAAACCCCGGAAGAGGTTACCGATCTGTCATTTCCGGAAGATGCGAAACTGGCTTATCTGACACAAACCACTTTGAGCGTGGATGAAGCTGGTCGGGTGATTCAGAGTCTGAAGCAGAAATACCCGCACATCGAAAGCCCTCCCAAGGAAGACATCTGTTATGCCACAACCAATCGTCAGCAGGCGGTGACAGAACTGGTTCCCCAAGCCGACCTGGTACTGGTCCTCGGTAGCCAGAACAGTTCCAACAGCAAACGACTGATGGAGATCGGCAAGACTGTCGGCAAACCATCGTATCTCATCGATGGGGTTCAGGAACTGAATCCCGAATGGCTGGTTGGTTGTGAGTCGATCCTGATTACTGCAGGTGCGAGTGCACCCGAAGTTGTCGTTGATGAACTGGTCACTCACCTCGAAGAAAAATATCAGGCGGAAGTAGAGACCGCGACGATTCGCAACGAATCCGTACGCTTTCCGCTGCCTCGGGAACTGCGCGTCCTGGAAACATAA
- the glmS gene encoding glutamine--fructose-6-phosphate transaminase (isomerizing): protein MCGIVGYIGHRPAGPLLIKGLQKLEYRGYDSAGVAVHMGSEIQVRKKKGRVMEMAALYKSSPIEGTVGIGHTRWATHGETNDQNSHPHVGGNGEVIIVHNGVIENYTSLRSRLQALGYVFHTTTDSETIAHLLSHHLEEQIKLGESLDDTNTYLKAVENTLSKLKGTYGLVILFRELPDVMIAARLGSPLVIGVGKGEHFIASDASPLVGYTEEVIYLSDHEVAVLTRDEVEVFHRDEGQQTLSIQTLDQVSEDADLGDYEHYMLKEIFEQPQTLENAMRGRIDEDEATAKFGGLNLDPQQLRKIDRVVLTACGTSWHSGLVGEYLLEEFARIPTEVEYASELRYRNPPMSENTMIFAITQSGETADTLAAMRECKRKGHPTLAICNVVGSTIAREADGGIYLHAGPEVGVASTKAFTSQVMVLIQLALFLGRMRHLSYPAGRRIIDALHQVPDQIRKCLECNDLVKEISQKYCNFNNFLYLGRLYNFPGALEGALKLKEISYIHAEGYPAAEMKHGPIALVDEETPSVFVVPRGQIYPKVMSNLEEVKARKGPVIAIACEGDRKIADIADDVIYVPDVDDFLQPLVTAIPLQLLSYHIAVQRGCNVDRPRNLAKSVTVE, encoded by the coding sequence ATGTGTGGAATTGTCGGCTATATTGGACATCGGCCAGCGGGCCCGCTGCTGATCAAAGGGCTTCAGAAACTGGAATACCGTGGCTATGACAGTGCCGGTGTCGCAGTCCACATGGGCAGCGAAATTCAGGTTCGCAAGAAAAAAGGGCGCGTCATGGAGATGGCGGCCCTGTATAAGTCGAGTCCGATAGAGGGCACCGTGGGTATCGGACACACCCGCTGGGCCACTCACGGCGAAACCAATGACCAGAATTCACATCCGCATGTCGGCGGAAACGGTGAAGTTATCATCGTGCATAACGGGGTGATCGAAAACTACACATCTCTGCGTTCCAGGCTCCAGGCACTGGGTTATGTCTTCCACACAACCACCGATTCAGAGACGATCGCGCACCTGCTCTCTCACCATCTGGAGGAACAGATCAAGCTGGGGGAGAGCCTGGATGATACGAACACGTACCTGAAGGCGGTGGAGAATACTCTCTCCAAGCTGAAGGGAACCTACGGTCTGGTGATCCTGTTCCGGGAACTGCCCGATGTCATGATCGCCGCCCGCCTGGGCAGCCCGCTGGTAATCGGTGTCGGCAAGGGCGAACATTTTATCGCCAGCGATGCAAGCCCGCTGGTGGGTTATACTGAAGAAGTGATCTATCTTTCGGACCATGAAGTCGCTGTACTGACACGGGATGAAGTCGAAGTCTTCCATCGGGATGAAGGTCAGCAGACACTGTCCATTCAGACACTCGACCAGGTCAGCGAAGATGCCGACCTGGGTGACTATGAACATTACATGCTGAAAGAGATCTTCGAACAGCCGCAGACGCTGGAAAATGCGATGCGGGGACGCATCGATGAAGATGAGGCGACCGCGAAATTCGGTGGTTTGAATCTTGACCCGCAACAGCTGCGAAAAATTGATCGCGTGGTGCTGACCGCCTGTGGCACCAGCTGGCACTCTGGTCTGGTGGGAGAATATCTGCTGGAAGAGTTCGCACGGATTCCGACAGAGGTCGAATACGCGAGCGAACTGCGGTATCGCAATCCTCCCATGTCGGAAAACACGATGATCTTCGCCATCACCCAGAGTGGTGAAACGGCTGACACCCTGGCAGCGATGCGGGAATGTAAACGTAAAGGACATCCCACGCTGGCGATCTGTAATGTCGTCGGTTCGACGATTGCCCGTGAAGCTGATGGGGGGATCTACCTGCACGCCGGTCCCGAAGTGGGAGTCGCGTCGACCAAGGCATTCACTTCCCAGGTGATGGTGTTGATTCAACTGGCATTATTCCTGGGACGCATGCGGCATCTGTCGTATCCCGCTGGACGACGAATCATTGACGCCCTTCATCAGGTTCCTGATCAGATCCGCAAATGCCTGGAATGTAATGATCTGGTCAAAGAGATCTCACAGAAGTACTGCAACTTCAACAATTTCCTCTATCTCGGCAGACTGTATAACTTCCCCGGGGCGTTGGAAGGTGCCTTGAAACTGAAGGAAATCAGTTATATCCATGCCGAAGGGTATCCGGCTGCTGAGATGAAGCACGGCCCGATTGCACTGGTGGATGAAGAGACCCCCAGTGTCTTCGTGGTGCCGAGGGGACAGATTTATCCCAAGGTGATGAGTAACCTCGAAGAAGTGAAAGCGCGGAAAGGTCCCGTCATTGCCATCGCCTGTGAAGGGGACCGCAAAATCGCCGACATCGCCGACGATGTGATCTATGTGCCGGATGTCGATGATTTCCTGCAACCACTGGTGACTGCGATTCCACTGCAACTCTTGTCCTATCACATCGCGGTTCAGCGAGGCTGTAATGTCGACCGACCGCGGAATCTGGCGAAAAGCGTGACCGTGGAATAG